CCCCTTATGCGGGCCTAACGGCGCCACTTATATCTACGGCCCCCAGAAAGGCGTGACCAAAGATCTGCTGATCCCCATCGATCAGGGCATGGCACACTACGCCAAGATCACAGCACAGGCAACCGGGACCCAATACCTGGAAGCCCCCGGCGCGGGAGCCGCAGGCGGACTGGGATTTGCCTTCCTAAGCTATCTTAAGGCTGCTCTTGTCCCAGGCATCGATCTTATCCTGAACGCCATCCGTCTGGAAGAAGAGCTTTCTGACGCAGACGTAGTGGTCACCGGCGAGGGACGGCTGGATCACCAGACCGCCATGGGGAAGGCTCCCGTGGGCGTGGCCCGGCTTGCCAGGAAATATCACGCCACTGTCCTGGCCTTCGCCGGAAGCGTCACCAAAGACGCATCCGCCTGCAATAACGCCGGGATCGACGCATTCTTCCCTGTTGTCCGGGGAGTGACCACACTGGAAGAAGCCATGGATCCTCAGAATGCACGGGAGAACCTGCGGGCAACGGCAGAACAGGTCTTCCGGCTCCTTGCCCTTTCCTGATCCGCCATACGGATCTGGCAGGACGCAGAAAAAACGGGTTTGCTGCATAATGATCGCAGCAAACCCGTTTTCTTTTCTAAAATATCCTAACTGTTGTATACATCCACATTGATCTCTTTCTCCTTGGCATTTACAATGACGTTAGTCGCTGCGTCGCCAATAACGTTAAGCGGCAGAAGCGCCATCTCAACAGGACGGTTGATGGCTACCACAAGGGCGTAGGCGATCATACACAGATCGGACGTCCAGCCCATACCAGAGAGGATGGTCACGATCAGGGTCGTGCCTGCGATCGGGATGGCCGGGCAGCCCATGGCTGCGCAGATGGAAAGGAAGGCCACAACAACCAGGTTGGCAGGAGTTACATCAATTCCCGCGCTGGTTGCGATAAAGGTCACCGCAAACATATGCATAACCGTAGTACCGTTCATGTTGATGGTCATACCAGTAGGAAGCACAAAGCTTGTGATCTCCTGGCTGCACCCCAGCTCGTCCAGGTTGGTCCTTGTGTTCAGAGGCAGGGTAGCCGCCGAAGAGTTGGTAGAGAACCCAAACACACCGACCTTGGCAATCTTCTTTAAGAATTTCATTGGATTCAGCCTTGTGGTAAGCCAGATTCCAATGGGGTAGATCGTTACAACGAGGATAAACAGTGTAAGCATCGCGCCTACGATATAGGCTGCTGCCGGAGCCAGATACTCTGCGCCGTAGATGGCAAAGGTACGGGATACCAGACAGAAGATCGCTACCGGGCCTACTTTATTGATCAGGAAGGTAAGATAGAAGTTGATCACTTCGCTTCCCGCTTCCAGCACATGTTTCAGAGGATCCGTCTTCTCTCCCAGCACATTCATGCAAAGTCCGATCACAATAGCCACTACTACCACAGCCAGGATGCTGTTGTTGCTGCTCATGGACTCGATGATGTTAGAAGGCACCGCCGTTACGATGGTAGCCAGCGGGTTAAACTGATCGATGGTGGCTGCGTCTGTGACTGCCTCCGCGGGAAGATCTACGTTAAAGAGACCTGCCGTCTTCATGGTAAAGGCCACAAGCCCTCCAAAGAAAGCTCCCACTACGTAGAAGCAGACAAATCCCAGCACGGTCCGTCCCGCGATCCGTCCCAGCTTGGTGGAACTGGAGATACTGCACATGGCAAGGCTCAAAGAGCAGAGCACCAGCGGTACGATGGCCGCCTGCAACCCTCTCATAAAAAGCTGTCCGATAATATAGAACAGACCCAGGGCGGCCGTTCCGTCTGCCGCGGTGATATCCTGGAACAGGATCTTGTTGATGATATCCCATGTCGCCTCATTTCCGGAACTGAGCATGCTGCTTCGGATAAACATGAACGCTAATCCAACGATCAGTCCGCCGATCAGAGCAATTATCATCTTCTTGACAACGGACATCTGTTTCTTCTGTGTATTACTCATATTTTCTTCACTCCTTTACGATATGTGGTTTAGAGATGCCGGATCTCGATCCCCTCCTGCGCGAATCTCTCGCGGATCCTCTGTACAAACGCCAGGGCTTTCGGGCCGTCGCCATGTACACAGAGTGTATCCCCCTTGATGTCCAGTTCTTTTCCGTTAATAGAGGTCACTTTGCCTTCCTTGATCATACGGACACACCGGTCAATGGCAATGTTCTCGTCTGTGATCATGGATCCCTCCATCTTCCGCGGAACTAAAGAAAGATCGTCCATGTATGCCCGGTCCGCGAAGATCTCGGAAGCGGTGCGAAGTCCTCTGCTCTCGGCGATCTGTCCTAAAACAGCGCCTGCGCAATAGTAGACAATAAGATCCTTATCTACTTCACAGATCGCGTCCACGATGGCTGTGGATACCTCCTCGTCATACTGGCACTGGTTGCCCATAGAACCGTGGGGGGCCACATGCTGCAATTTCATACCGTAACTCTGTGTAAATGCACTGAGGGCGCCGATCTGATATTTTACATAGTTTTTGATCTCAGCCGGAGCCAGGACCATTTTCCTGCGGCCAAATCCCATCAGGTCCGGATATCCCGGATGTGCGCCGACCATAACCCCGTGCTCCTTCGCCATACGGACAGTCTTATCCATCACCATAGGATCTCCTGCATGCCACCCGCAGGCTACGTTTGCTGTAGTCACATACTTAATGATCTCTTCGTCTCCGCCCAGCTTGTATGCGCCAAAGCTTTCGCCCATGTCACTGTTCAAATCTACCTGATACATCGTTTCCCATCCTTTCTTTCTTTGTTTTTATGCATTGACCACATTCTGCGGTTTGCCTTCTACGTAACATTTCAGATTATCCACTGCAATATTCATCAGTCTCTGTCTTGACTCCTTCGGAGCCCAGGAAATATGAGGCGTAATGATCACATTTTTGGCTCCGATCAGAGGATTATCCATCTGGATGGGCTCCGTAGATACCACGTCAACAGCTGCTCCTGCTACTTTGCCACTGTCCAGGGCGTCCCGCAGATCCTGCTCCACAACAAGAGGTCCTCTGGAATTGTTGATGATCATAACTCCGTCCTTCATCTTCGCAATGGTATCTTTATTGATAATGCCCTCTGTATCCGGGAAAAGCGGACAGTGCAGCGCGATCACATCAGACTCTGCAAGGAGGGTATCTAGATCCACATAATGGCAGGTCTCTGTCTCCAGTTCCGGACGCTTGAAAGCATCATAGGCCAGTACCTTCATACCAAGAGCCTGGGCGATCTTTCCTGTGTCCTGCCCGATCCGGCCAAATCCGATGATCCCCATGGTCTTGCCATCCAGCTCTACCAGCGGATATTTCCAGAAGCACCAGTCCGGATTGCTGGTCCATTCACCTGCTTTTACTGCATCAGAATGCTCGCCGATGTGATGGCATAATTCCAGAAGCAGACCGATGGCGAACTGAGAAACCGCCGCGGTTCCGTAAGTAGGGATATTGGAGACCGGGATTCCTTTTTCTTTTGCCGCCGCAATGTCAACGATGTTATATCCGGTTGCCAGCACGCCGATGAATTTCACATTGGGGCAAGCGTCCAGCGTCTCTTTTGTGATCGGTGTTTTATTGGTGTAAACAACGTCTGCGTCGCCGATCCGCGCTGCTACATCTTCTGCTTTTGTACGGTCATAGACTGTCAGTTCTCCCAACGCTTCCATGCCTTCCCAGGTGATATCTCCCGGATTCAGTGTGTACCCGTCTAATACTACAATTTTCATACTCATTTCTTCCTTTCTCTTTCTGCTTGATTGATAGATGCTATATAAAAAACTCACTACAGTTCATAGTGCCTGTCGATAAAATCTGTGCTGAACATCCCGCTCTGGAAATCCGGATGGTTGAGCACGTCGTATAGGAACTCGCTGTTGGTCGTCACACCCTTGATCCGCAGCTCGCTCAAGGCCCCGATCATCTTGCGGATGGCGCTTATACGGTCTTTGTCATAGGCGATGATCTTTACGATCATAGAGTCATAATAAGGCGGGATGGAATAACCGGGATAAATGGCTGTGTCCAGCCGGATGCCCGCTCCTCCCGGCAGATGTGCTTTCTCGATCATCCCCGGACAGGGCATGAATCCATGGAGAGGGTCCTCCGCGTTGATCCTGCACTCCAGGGCATGTCCGCGAAATACGATATCCTTCTGTTCTACACTTAAAGGAAGCCCTGCCGCCACGTTGATCTGTTCCCGGATCAGATCCATACCGGAAACCAGTTCACTCACCGGGTGCTCCACCTGGATCCGGGTGTTCATCTCCATAAAGAAAAACTCTCCCGACTGATCCAGCAGGAATTCAATGGTCCCCGCATTTTCATAACCCACCGCCTTTGCTGCCGACACGGCTGTGGCGCAGATCTCTTCCCGCAGCTGCGGAGTGAGAAACGCACAGGGGGATTCCTCGATCATCTTCTGATGGCGCCGCTGCACAGAACAGTCCCTCTCTCCCAGATGGACCACGTTCCCAAACCGGTCCGCCATGATCTGCACTTCAATATGCCTGGGCGACTGGATATACCGCTCCAGATACATGCTCCCGTCCCCAAAAGAATTCACTGCCTCCTGCTTTGCCATCTGGAAAAGCTCTGGAAATTCCTGCCTGTTCCAGGCAAGACGCATTCCTTTGCCGCCTCCTCCGGCCGAAGCTTTGATCATCACGGGAAACCCGATCTTCTCCGCCTCCCCGAGGGCTTCTTCCTCCTCAAAGACCGGCTGATCCGTTCCGGGGATCACAGGGATCCCCGCTTCTTTCATGGTTTGCTTGGCCTCTGATTTGTTGCCCATCTTCTCGATCAGCTCCCCGGAGGGGCCGATAAATGTGATCCCGTAAGCATTACATTTCTCCGCGAACGCTCCGTTCTCCGAGAGAAATCCAAATCCCGGATGGATCGCCTCCGCCTTTGTAGCAAGAGCTGTGCTGATCAGCCGGTCCATATCCAGATAGCTTGCTGACGGAGCAGCCGCCCCGATACAGACTGCCTCGTCTGCAAGCCGTACATGCATGGCTTCCGCGTCTGCCTCCGAGTACACCGCCACAGTGCGGATCCCCATCTCCCTGCAGGCCCGGATAATGCGTACCGCGATCTCTCCTCTGTTTGCAATCAGTATTTTCCGAAACATCCTTTGCTCCTTTTTATCCCTCGATCACAAAGAGGGGCTGTGCATATTCCACCAGGTCCCCGTCTTTGACCAGGATCTCCGATACAACGCCATCGCATGCCGCCGCCACATCGTTCATCATCTTCATGGCCTCGATCGCGCCCATCACCTGTCCCTGCTCTACCTTGGTCCCCACTGTCACAAGCGGCTCTTCCCCGTCTTTAACGGACGCATGAAAGATACCGACCAGCGGCGAACGGATGATCGTCCCGTCCTGGATAGATACCTCCGGCTCCTCTGCCGGGACTTCCCTGCTGTCATCCCGGACAGGCGTTTTCTCTGCCTGAACAGTTCCTCCGATACCGCCGTTCTTGCGGATCACCAGGCGGAAATCTCCCTTTTGCACTTCAAATTCTGATACGCCGGAGGCGTCCACTTCACGGAGGAGTTCCTTGATCTTTTCCAATTTCATTTCCCTTTCCTCCTATTCTATTGTCCCAGGTATTTCTCCAGCCTTCTCAGTTCTTTTTGTTTCCTTAAATAAAGATCCTGCGCCAGCTGAACGCCCACCCGCACGAAGCGCACTCTGTATCCTGGCTGCGCCTGTGCCAGCTTCGGCAGATCCACCGAGATGACTGTGCCGATCTTTGTATAACCTCCGGTTGTCTGTCTGTCCGCCATCATAATGATGATCTGTCCGTTGGTAGGTACCTGAATGGATCCAAACGCCACACCGTCTGTCAGGATATTGCCGTCCTTGATGTGATGGAGTGGTTCTTCTCTCTCCAGCCGGATCCCCATACGGTCTGATTCATTGGTGATCGTCGCGCCAAACCAGAAGAATTTTCTCACTTCTTCCTCTGTAAACGCGTTGTCCTGAGGACCTGTCACCACCCGGAGCGTAAGCTCCTTCTCCGGAAATTTCTCCGGCTCCATCTTCCTGAGTCCCATCTTCGGAAGACTGGTCTTGGGATTACAGAAGCCGATCCGATCTCCCTTCTCCAGCTTCCGGCCCTCTACGCCGCCCAGTTTGTTCCGCATCAATGTCGCTTTGCTCCCCATGATGACCGGGACATCCAGTCCCCCTGTAAAAGCGATGTAGGCCCGGCTTCCGCCGCTGGCTACGCCAAAAGAAAGGGTCTGTCCCTCATGGACCAGAACCGCCTGATACATAGGGATAGGCGTTCCGTCTACCGCAGGAGAAACATTTGCTCCTGTGACAGCGATGATATTATCCTTTTCAAATTTCAGAGAAGGACCCATAAAAGTAATCTCCAGAGCACTTTCACCCCTTGGGTTTCCTGCCAGTATATTGGCCAGGTAAAAGGACTGGGTATCCATCGGGCCAGCCGGCGATACGCCGAACTGCTGGTAACCAAAACGCCCCTCGTCCTGCACGGTGGTCTGTATGCCCGGATTCTCAACGATAATTCCCATACTATTTCACCACCTTTTTTACATAGGTCTCCAGTTTATAAGTTCCTTTTTCCACATCCTTACGGATCTTATCGTATTCTTTTCTGCTGACAGGCTGGTATTTTACCCAGTCTCCCGCATTGACAAGGAAGGGCTCCTTCTTGGAATAATCACAGATATTACAGGGAGTACCTGCCACAATGTTCCATCCGCAGGGCTGGTCAAAGGGGATCAGGTTCGACTGATTTTCCGCCGCCACGATGGATCTTCCGTTG
This window of the Massilistercora timonensis genome carries:
- the accC gene encoding acetyl-CoA carboxylase biotin carboxylase subunit, which produces MFRKILIANRGEIAVRIIRACREMGIRTVAVYSEADAEAMHVRLADEAVCIGAAAPSASYLDMDRLISTALATKAEAIHPGFGFLSENGAFAEKCNAYGITFIGPSGELIEKMGNKSEAKQTMKEAGIPVIPGTDQPVFEEEEALGEAEKIGFPVMIKASAGGGGKGMRLAWNRQEFPELFQMAKQEAVNSFGDGSMYLERYIQSPRHIEVQIMADRFGNVVHLGERDCSVQRRHQKMIEESPCAFLTPQLREEICATAVSAAKAVGYENAGTIEFLLDQSGEFFFMEMNTRIQVEHPVSELVSGMDLIREQINVAAGLPLSVEQKDIVFRGHALECRINAEDPLHGFMPCPGMIEKAHLPGGAGIRLDTAIYPGYSIPPYYDSMIVKIIAYDKDRISAIRKMIGALSELRIKGVTTNSEFLYDVLNHPDFQSGMFSTDFIDRHYEL
- a CDS encoding dicarboxylate/amino acid:cation symporter gives rise to the protein MSNTQKKQMSVVKKMIIALIGGLIVGLAFMFIRSSMLSSGNEATWDIINKILFQDITAADGTAALGLFYIIGQLFMRGLQAAIVPLVLCSLSLAMCSISSSTKLGRIAGRTVLGFVCFYVVGAFFGGLVAFTMKTAGLFNVDLPAEAVTDAATIDQFNPLATIVTAVPSNIIESMSSNNSILAVVVVAIVIGLCMNVLGEKTDPLKHVLEAGSEVINFYLTFLINKVGPVAIFCLVSRTFAIYGAEYLAPAAAYIVGAMLTLFILVVTIYPIGIWLTTRLNPMKFLKKIAKVGVFGFSTNSSAATLPLNTRTNLDELGCSQEITSFVLPTGMTINMNGTTVMHMFAVTFIATSAGIDVTPANLVVVAFLSICAAMGCPAIPIAGTTLIVTILSGMGWTSDLCMIAYALVVAINRPVEMALLPLNVIGDAATNVIVNAKEKEINVDVYNS
- a CDS encoding biotin-dependent carboxyltransferase family protein; this encodes MGIIVENPGIQTTVQDEGRFGYQQFGVSPAGPMDTQSFYLANILAGNPRGESALEITFMGPSLKFEKDNIIAVTGANVSPAVDGTPIPMYQAVLVHEGQTLSFGVASGGSRAYIAFTGGLDVPVIMGSKATLMRNKLGGVEGRKLEKGDRIGFCNPKTSLPKMGLRKMEPEKFPEKELTLRVVTGPQDNAFTEEEVRKFFWFGATITNESDRMGIRLEREEPLHHIKDGNILTDGVAFGSIQVPTNGQIIIMMADRQTTGGYTKIGTVISVDLPKLAQAQPGYRVRFVRVGVQLAQDLYLRKQKELRRLEKYLGQ
- a CDS encoding 5-oxoprolinase subunit PxpA, producing the protein MYQVDLNSDMGESFGAYKLGGDEEIIKYVTTANVACGWHAGDPMVMDKTVRMAKEHGVMVGAHPGYPDLMGFGRRKMVLAPAEIKNYVKYQIGALSAFTQSYGMKLQHVAPHGSMGNQCQYDEEVSTAIVDAICEVDKDLIVYYCAGAVLGQIAESRGLRTASEIFADRAYMDDLSLVPRKMEGSMITDENIAIDRCVRMIKEGKVTSINGKELDIKGDTLCVHGDGPKALAFVQRIRERFAQEGIEIRHL
- a CDS encoding D-2-hydroxyacid dehydrogenase, encoding MKIVVLDGYTLNPGDITWEGMEALGELTVYDRTKAEDVAARIGDADVVYTNKTPITKETLDACPNVKFIGVLATGYNIVDIAAAKEKGIPVSNIPTYGTAAVSQFAIGLLLELCHHIGEHSDAVKAGEWTSNPDWCFWKYPLVELDGKTMGIIGFGRIGQDTGKIAQALGMKVLAYDAFKRPELETETCHYVDLDTLLAESDVIALHCPLFPDTEGIINKDTIAKMKDGVMIINNSRGPLVVEQDLRDALDSGKVAGAAVDVVSTEPIQMDNPLIGAKNVIITPHISWAPKESRQRLMNIAVDNLKCYVEGKPQNVVNA
- the accB gene encoding acetyl-CoA carboxylase biotin carboxyl carrier protein, whose translation is MKLEKIKELLREVDASGVSEFEVQKGDFRLVIRKNGGIGGTVQAEKTPVRDDSREVPAEEPEVSIQDGTIIRSPLVGIFHASVKDGEEPLVTVGTKVEQGQVMGAIEAMKMMNDVAAACDGVVSEILVKDGDLVEYAQPLFVIEG